In the Vibrio gigantis genome, one interval contains:
- the greB gene encoding transcription elongation factor GreB, producing the protein MKTKLITREGYNKLKAEHDHLWHEKRPEITKIVTWAASLGDRSENADYTFNKRLLRQIDRRVRFLRKFLPDVTIVDYSPQQEGKVFFGAWVEIENEEGDVKTFRIVGPEEIYGDAKGYISIDSPMARALLKKEVDDEFVVRTPEGDKEWFINSISYDKS; encoded by the coding sequence TTGAAGACTAAATTAATTACCCGAGAAGGTTACAACAAGCTTAAAGCTGAGCATGATCATCTATGGCATGAGAAACGTCCCGAGATTACTAAGATTGTGACTTGGGCTGCGAGCTTAGGGGATCGCTCTGAAAATGCAGACTACACATTTAATAAGCGCCTGCTTCGTCAAATTGATCGCCGAGTACGCTTCTTACGTAAGTTCTTGCCGGACGTCACTATTGTGGACTATTCACCACAGCAGGAAGGTAAAGTCTTTTTTGGAGCTTGGGTAGAAATTGAAAATGAAGAAGGTGATGTGAAGACCTTCCGCATTGTTGGGCCTGAAGAGATTTACGGTGATGCTAAGGGCTATATCTCGATTGATTCTCCAATGGCACGTGCGTTACTCAAAAAAGAAGTGGATGATGAGTTCGTTGTGCGCACTCCGGAAGGAGATAAGGAGTGGTTTATAAATTCCATCTCATACGATAAATCTTAA
- the cspE gene encoding transcription antiterminator/RNA stability regulator CspE, with protein MSNKTNGVVKWFNEEKGFGFLTQDNGGADVFVHFRAIASEGFKTLKEGQQVSFEVEQGQKGLQAANVVAL; from the coding sequence ATGTCTAATAAAACAAACGGCGTAGTAAAATGGTTTAACGAAGAGAAAGGTTTTGGTTTCCTAACTCAAGACAACGGCGGTGCTGACGTATTCGTTCACTTCCGTGCAATCGCTTCTGAAGGTTTCAAGACTCTTAAGGAAGGCCAACAAGTGTCTTTCGAAGTAGAGCAAGGCCAAAAAGGTCTTCAAGCTGCAAACGTTGTAGCTCTATAA
- the ompR gene encoding osmolarity response regulator transcription factor OmpR → MQENYKILVVDDDARLRALLERYLSEQGFQVRSVANSEQMDRLLTRENFHLMVLDLMLPGEDGLSICRRLRNANNSLPILMLTAKGDEVDRIVGLEVGADDYLPKPFNPRELLARIKAVLRRQVIEAPGAPSTEESVVEFGEFRLNLGTREMFRGEEPMPLTSGEFAVLKSLVTNAREPMSRDKLMNMARGREYSAMERSIDVQISRLRRLVEEDPSKPRYIQTVWGLGYVFVPDGKAV, encoded by the coding sequence ATGCAAGAAAACTACAAAATTTTAGTGGTCGATGACGATGCTCGTTTACGTGCTTTGTTAGAGCGCTATCTGTCAGAGCAAGGCTTTCAAGTGCGTAGCGTGGCAAACAGTGAGCAGATGGACCGCCTGTTAACCCGTGAAAATTTTCACTTGATGGTATTGGATTTAATGTTGCCGGGCGAAGATGGTCTATCGATCTGTCGTCGTCTACGAAACGCAAACAACTCGCTACCTATCCTGATGCTGACGGCAAAGGGTGACGAAGTGGATCGTATTGTGGGCTTGGAAGTGGGTGCCGATGATTACCTGCCAAAACCATTCAACCCACGTGAGTTGCTCGCTCGCATTAAAGCGGTACTGCGTCGCCAAGTGATTGAAGCGCCGGGCGCACCAAGCACAGAAGAGTCTGTGGTAGAGTTTGGTGAGTTCCGCTTGAACTTAGGTACACGTGAAATGTTCCGTGGTGAAGAGCCAATGCCGCTTACTTCAGGCGAATTTGCGGTACTTAAGTCGCTAGTCACTAACGCGCGTGAACCAATGTCTCGCGACAAGCTGATGAACATGGCTCGTGGCCGTGAATATTCAGCAATGGAACGTTCTATCGATGTTCAGATTTCTCGTCTGCGTCGTCTAGTGGAAGAAGATCCAAGCAAGCCTCGCTACATCCAAACTGTTTGGGGCTTGGGTTACGTGTTCGTTCCAGATGGTAAGGCTGTGTAA
- the envZ gene encoding two-component system sensor histidine kinase EnvZ → MRIRSSFTQSIVLFLTLLVASQIFSYYAVFNYALMPSLQQFNKILAHELNLVLDQGSDIEIDAPLRQRVLEQLGVTVHAKDSEAAGEYYHAVAIDLMSEEMTKELGSETEVRLILGKESYVLWMDIDQLPNSLIRIPLSELQEEDFAPLFRNSLIMALLIVAGGWLFIRLQNRPLIALEKAAQGVGRGDIPPPLPVQGAQEIRSVTRAFNQMSKGIQELEEDRALLMAGISHDLRTPLTRIRLATEMMSPEDAYLAEGIISDTEECNEIISQFMDYLKPVDRESFQAVFVDDIAREVSSSEGGYEIQIETDIPEKMKPALGNPIAMKRAVSNLVVNALRYGNGWVKVSTGMTADNKLAWVTVEDNGPGIPQDQIGKLFEPFTRGDTARGSEGTGLGLAIVKRIVSQHQGAVVVNNRSEGGLKAQISFPVKP, encoded by the coding sequence ATGCGCATACGTAGCTCCTTTACTCAGTCGATAGTGCTTTTCTTAACGCTATTGGTTGCTAGCCAAATTTTTTCTTACTACGCCGTGTTTAACTATGCTTTGATGCCGAGTTTGCAGCAGTTTAATAAGATATTGGCACACGAGTTAAACCTCGTGTTGGACCAAGGCAGTGATATCGAAATCGATGCACCATTGCGCCAGCGTGTGCTTGAGCAGCTAGGAGTAACCGTTCACGCCAAGGACAGCGAAGCGGCAGGTGAGTACTATCATGCGGTCGCAATCGACTTAATGAGCGAAGAAATGACCAAGGAGCTGGGTTCTGAAACCGAAGTGCGGTTGATCTTGGGTAAAGAGAGTTATGTGTTGTGGATGGATATCGATCAGCTGCCCAACTCTCTGATTCGTATTCCCTTATCAGAACTGCAAGAGGAAGACTTTGCACCACTATTTCGTAACAGCTTGATCATGGCTTTATTGATTGTCGCGGGTGGTTGGCTGTTTATTCGCTTGCAAAACCGGCCGTTGATTGCGCTAGAGAAAGCGGCGCAAGGGGTCGGACGAGGTGATATTCCACCACCATTGCCTGTACAAGGTGCACAAGAGATTCGCTCGGTAACTCGAGCCTTTAACCAGATGTCGAAAGGCATCCAAGAGTTGGAAGAAGACAGAGCTCTGTTGATGGCTGGTATCAGTCATGACTTGCGTACCCCGTTAACACGTATCCGTTTGGCAACCGAGATGATGTCGCCAGAAGATGCGTATTTAGCGGAAGGAATCATCAGTGATACTGAAGAGTGTAATGAGATCATCAGTCAGTTTATGGATTACTTGAAGCCAGTCGATCGAGAGTCATTCCAAGCAGTGTTTGTTGATGATATTGCACGAGAAGTGTCGAGCTCAGAAGGCGGCTACGAGATTCAAATTGAAACCGATATTCCTGAAAAGATGAAACCAGCACTGGGCAACCCAATCGCGATGAAGCGCGCAGTGAGTAACCTAGTGGTGAATGCGCTACGTTATGGCAATGGTTGGGTGAAAGTATCGACGGGCATGACGGCAGATAACAAGCTTGCTTGGGTGACAGTGGAAGATAACGGCCCAGGTATCCCGCAAGACCAGATTGGTAAGCTGTTTGAACCCTTTACTCGTGGCGATACTGCTCGTGGCAGTGAGGGAACAGGCTTAGGTTTGGCGATCGTGAAACGTATTGTCAGCCAGCACCAAGGCGCAGTAGTGGTGAATAACCGGAGTGAAGGCGGCTTAAAAGCGCAGATCAGTTTCCCTGTTAAACCTTAA
- the recG gene encoding ATP-dependent DNA helicase RecG produces the protein MSQLLSAIPLNSLSGVGAKVAEKLEKVGLNNVQDLLFHLPLRYEDRTRIYPIVKLHAGLWAAVQGKVMHVDTIFGKRKMLAVKISDGNGTITLRFFNFTAGIKNNFAEGKQVHAYGEIKRGNMGLEIVHPDYKFFAPRQQPDVEANLTPVYPTTEGLRQVTLRNLTDQALELIDKAAVNELLPSGLYDHQITLAQALHTIHRPPPEIDLELFDEGKHPAQLRLIMEELLAQNLSMLSVRTKGQQDKAMPFPPVNTLKDKLLAQLPFSPTNAQARVTKEIEADLEKPHPMMRLVQGDVGSGKTLVAALAAVRALEHGQQVALMAPTELLAEQHAINFANWFEAMGIQVGWLAGKLKGKARETELARIASGEAQMVVGTHALFQEHVEFKNLGLVIIDEQHRFGVHQRLELREKGAKQGYYPHQLVMTATPIPRTLAMTAYADLETSIIDELPPGRTPIQTVAIPDTKRDDIVERVRNACLNEGKQAYWVCTLIDESEVLEAQAAADTAEELQRKLPDVKIGLVHGRMKPAEKQAVMQEFKENKLHLLVATTVIEVGVDVPNSSLMIIENPERLGLAQLHQLRGRVGRGSVASHCVLLYHSPLSKTAQKRLGVLRESNDGFVIAQRDLEIRGPGELLGTKQTGLADFKIADLVRDQRLIPEVQRIARHIHDSYPDNAKAIINRWLGERDVYSKA, from the coding sequence ATGTCACAGCTTTTATCTGCTATCCCTCTCAACTCTTTATCTGGAGTCGGCGCTAAAGTCGCAGAGAAACTGGAAAAGGTTGGGCTTAACAACGTACAAGACCTGCTATTTCACCTGCCTTTGCGCTACGAAGATAGAACACGTATCTATCCAATCGTAAAATTGCACGCTGGCCTTTGGGCTGCTGTACAAGGCAAGGTCATGCATGTCGATACCATTTTCGGTAAACGTAAGATGCTGGCGGTAAAGATCAGTGATGGTAATGGCACCATTACGCTGCGCTTTTTCAACTTCACCGCTGGTATAAAGAATAACTTTGCCGAAGGCAAACAAGTGCATGCCTATGGTGAGATCAAGCGCGGAAATATGGGACTTGAGATCGTCCACCCTGACTACAAGTTCTTTGCTCCTAGACAACAGCCAGACGTTGAAGCCAACCTCACTCCGGTTTACCCAACCACTGAAGGGCTAAGACAAGTCACGCTACGCAACCTGACAGACCAAGCGTTAGAGCTTATCGACAAAGCAGCCGTCAACGAGCTTCTGCCCTCTGGTTTATACGATCACCAAATCACCCTCGCACAAGCACTGCATACCATTCACAGACCACCGCCGGAGATCGACCTAGAGCTGTTTGATGAAGGTAAACACCCTGCACAACTGCGTCTGATCATGGAAGAGCTACTGGCTCAAAACCTGTCGATGTTGTCGGTTCGTACCAAAGGACAACAAGACAAAGCGATGCCTTTTCCTCCCGTGAATACTTTGAAAGATAAGTTGTTGGCTCAACTGCCGTTTTCACCAACCAATGCTCAAGCACGAGTGACAAAAGAGATCGAAGCTGATTTGGAAAAGCCGCACCCTATGATGCGTTTAGTGCAAGGGGATGTAGGTTCAGGTAAAACCTTGGTTGCTGCACTGGCGGCAGTTCGAGCATTAGAGCATGGCCAACAGGTCGCTTTGATGGCACCAACAGAGCTATTGGCTGAGCAGCACGCGATCAATTTCGCCAATTGGTTTGAAGCTATGGGCATTCAAGTCGGCTGGCTGGCAGGTAAACTCAAAGGCAAAGCTCGTGAGACTGAACTAGCGCGCATTGCCAGCGGCGAAGCGCAAATGGTGGTCGGTACTCATGCTCTCTTCCAAGAACACGTCGAGTTCAAAAACCTTGGCTTAGTCATCATTGATGAACAGCATCGATTTGGTGTCCACCAGCGACTAGAGCTGCGTGAGAAAGGTGCTAAACAAGGCTACTATCCTCACCAATTGGTGATGACCGCAACGCCAATCCCACGAACGCTAGCAATGACGGCCTATGCCGACCTCGAAACCTCCATCATTGATGAATTACCACCAGGTCGAACACCGATTCAAACTGTGGCAATTCCTGATACCAAGCGTGATGACATCGTCGAACGCGTGAGAAATGCGTGTCTCAATGAGGGCAAGCAAGCCTACTGGGTGTGTACTCTGATTGATGAATCGGAAGTACTGGAAGCTCAAGCTGCTGCCGACACCGCAGAAGAGCTGCAACGCAAACTGCCCGATGTGAAAATTGGTTTGGTGCACGGACGAATGAAACCTGCCGAGAAGCAGGCAGTGATGCAGGAATTCAAAGAGAACAAACTGCACCTATTGGTTGCGACTACTGTGATTGAAGTGGGGGTAGATGTGCCGAATTCGAGCTTAATGATCATCGAGAACCCAGAGCGTCTTGGCCTAGCACAACTGCACCAATTACGTGGCCGTGTAGGGCGAGGTTCAGTCGCAAGTCACTGTGTGCTGCTGTATCACTCACCGCTGTCTAAAACCGCTCAGAAGCGCTTAGGTGTGCTGCGTGAAAGTAACGATGGCTTTGTAATAGCACAGCGCGATTTAGAGATACGTGGCCCTGGTGAACTGCTTGGCACTAAACAGACCGGCTTAGCTGATTTTAAGATTGCCGACCTAGTCCGAGACCAACGTTTGATTCCAGAGGTGCAGCGTATCGCTCGTCATATTCATGATAGCTACCCAGACAATGCCAAGGCGATCATCAATCGTTGGCTGGGTGAACGTGATGTTTATTCTAAGGCGTAA
- the spoT gene encoding bifunctional GTP diphosphokinase/guanosine-3',5'-bis pyrophosphate 3'-pyrophosphohydrolase, whose product MYLFDSLKDVAQEYLTEPQIEALRQSYVVARNAHEGQTRSTGEPYIIHPVAVSRILAEMRLDIETLQAALLHDVIEDTEVTKEELEAQFGNTVAELVDGVSKLDKLKFRDRKEAQAENFRKMVLAMVQDIRVILIKLADRTHNMRTLGALRPDKKRRIARETLEIYSPLAHRLGIHNIKTELEELGFEALYPNRYRVLKNVVKAARGNRKEMIQRIHSEIEGRLEEVGLPARVLGREKNLFSIYNKMKTKEQRFHTIMDIYAFRVVVDSPDNCYRALGQAHSLYKPRPGRMKDYIAVPKANGYQSLHTSMIGPHGVPVEVQIRTEDMDQMADKGVAAHWSYKGNGSRSSNGTTAQVKAQRWMQSLLELQQSAGNSFEFIENVKSDLFPDEIFVFTPKGRIVELPAGATAVDFAYAVHTDVGNMCVGARVDMNPYPLSKSLKNGQTIEIISAPGARPNAAWLNYVVTSRARTKIRQVLKTMRREESITLGRRLLNHALGEHSIADIGQENLEHVLSDLRLDNVEDLLASIGLGELMSIVIARRLLGDADELTEVENNSDTPRKKLPIRGAEGLLLTFANCCHPIPDDHIIAHVSPGRGLVVHRETCPNVRGYQKEPDKYMAVEWSDDYEQEFTAELQVDLQNHQGALAELTNVISKTGSNIHGISTEERDGRLYTVTILLTTKDRVHLASIMKKLRVMPHALKVRRRKN is encoded by the coding sequence TTGTATCTATTCGATAGCCTCAAAGACGTTGCCCAAGAATACCTAACAGAGCCTCAAATTGAGGCTCTGCGTCAATCTTATGTGGTAGCGAGAAATGCCCATGAAGGGCAAACCCGTTCAACGGGTGAACCATACATAATCCATCCTGTTGCTGTTTCAAGAATCCTGGCAGAAATGCGTCTGGATATCGAAACCCTGCAAGCTGCCCTACTCCACGATGTAATTGAAGATACTGAAGTTACAAAAGAGGAGCTAGAAGCTCAATTTGGCAATACCGTTGCTGAACTGGTTGATGGTGTATCTAAGCTGGATAAGCTTAAATTTCGTGATCGCAAAGAAGCGCAAGCAGAGAACTTCCGCAAGATGGTTCTCGCCATGGTGCAAGACATCCGCGTTATCTTGATCAAATTAGCTGACCGTACTCACAACATGCGTACGCTTGGGGCGCTTCGTCCTGACAAAAAGCGTCGTATTGCTCGTGAAACCCTAGAGATCTATTCTCCGCTAGCTCACCGTCTTGGTATACATAACATCAAGACCGAACTAGAAGAGTTGGGCTTCGAAGCCCTTTACCCTAACCGTTATCGCGTACTTAAAAACGTAGTGAAAGCTGCGCGTGGTAACCGTAAGGAAATGATCCAACGTATCCATAGCGAAATAGAAGGCCGCCTTGAAGAAGTCGGTTTGCCTGCTCGCGTACTTGGTCGTGAGAAAAACCTGTTCTCTATCTATAACAAGATGAAAACCAAAGAACAGCGCTTCCACACCATTATGGACATCTACGCTTTCCGTGTTGTCGTTGATAGCCCAGACAATTGCTACCGTGCACTTGGCCAGGCTCATAGCTTGTACAAACCACGTCCTGGCCGCATGAAAGACTACATTGCGGTTCCAAAAGCCAACGGTTACCAATCTCTGCACACGTCAATGATCGGCCCTCACGGGGTGCCTGTTGAGGTTCAGATCCGTACTGAAGATATGGATCAAATGGCAGACAAAGGTGTCGCAGCGCACTGGTCTTACAAAGGCAACGGCTCACGCAGCAGTAATGGCACAACCGCACAGGTTAAAGCCCAACGTTGGATGCAGAGTTTACTTGAGCTACAACAAAGCGCGGGTAACTCATTCGAATTCATTGAAAACGTTAAATCTGATCTGTTCCCAGATGAGATCTTCGTATTCACGCCGAAGGGTCGCATTGTCGAACTTCCTGCAGGCGCAACAGCGGTCGATTTTGCTTACGCGGTGCATACCGATGTCGGCAACATGTGTGTAGGCGCTCGTGTAGACATGAACCCTTACCCACTCAGCAAATCACTGAAGAATGGCCAAACCATTGAGATCATCAGTGCTCCGGGCGCACGTCCGAATGCAGCATGGCTCAACTACGTGGTGACATCTCGTGCGCGTACTAAGATCCGCCAGGTTCTGAAAACCATGCGTCGTGAAGAGTCAATCACCCTAGGCCGCCGCCTGCTGAATCATGCACTTGGCGAACACTCGATTGCCGATATCGGCCAAGAGAACCTCGAGCATGTATTGTCTGATCTTCGCTTAGATAACGTTGAAGACTTGCTAGCCTCGATTGGTCTTGGTGAGTTAATGAGTATCGTGATTGCTCGTCGCCTACTAGGTGATGCTGACGAACTGACTGAAGTGGAAAACAACAGCGACACGCCTAGGAAGAAACTTCCTATCCGTGGTGCTGAAGGTCTACTACTGACGTTTGCTAACTGTTGTCATCCGATTCCAGATGATCACATCATTGCTCATGTATCTCCAGGTCGTGGCCTTGTGGTTCACCGTGAAACGTGTCCAAACGTTCGTGGTTACCAAAAAGAACCAGACAAGTACATGGCGGTTGAATGGTCTGACGATTACGAGCAAGAGTTCACCGCTGAACTTCAGGTTGATCTGCAGAACCACCAAGGTGCACTGGCTGAATTAACTAACGTTATCTCGAAAACAGGCTCAAACATTCACGGTATTTCAACCGAAGAACGTGATGGACGCCTGTACACAGTGACAATCTTGCTGACCACCAAAGATCGTGTTCACCTTGCGAGCATTATGAAGAAGCTACGTGTGATGCCACACGCGCTCAAAGTAAGACGTCGTAAGAACTGA
- the rpoZ gene encoding DNA-directed RNA polymerase subunit omega, protein MARVTVQDAVEKVGNRFDLVLIAARRARQMQTGGKDSLVPEENDKPTVIALREIEEGLITKDVLDARERQEQQEQEAAELAAVSSIAHTR, encoded by the coding sequence ATGGCACGCGTAACTGTTCAAGACGCTGTTGAAAAAGTTGGCAACCGTTTCGACCTAGTTCTTATTGCGGCTCGCCGCGCACGTCAAATGCAAACTGGCGGTAAAGATTCACTAGTGCCTGAAGAAAACGATAAGCCAACGGTTATCGCTCTTCGCGAAATCGAAGAAGGTCTTATCACTAAAGACGTACTAGATGCTCGTGAGCGTCAAGAGCAACAAGAGCAAGAAGCGGCTGAACTTGCAGCAGTAAGCAGCATCGCTCACACTCGTTAG
- the gmk gene encoding guanylate kinase — protein sequence MGKGTLYIVSAPSGAGKSSLISAMLETNPTYAMKVSVSHTTRGMRPGEENGVHYHFVEKHHFEDLIGKGEFLEYAEVFGNYYGTSRVWIEENLDRGIDVFLDIDWQGARQIREQMPQAKSVFILPPSNGELERRLNVRGQDSDEVIAKRMSEAKSEISHYSEYDYVIVNDDFDAALMDFRAIIRAERLKEDKQAAKYSGMLTALLAE from the coding sequence ATGGGCAAAGGTACTCTTTACATCGTATCTGCACCTAGTGGCGCAGGTAAGTCGAGCTTGATCTCAGCAATGCTAGAAACCAATCCAACCTACGCAATGAAGGTATCTGTTTCACACACCACTCGCGGTATGCGCCCTGGTGAAGAAAATGGTGTTCACTACCATTTCGTAGAGAAGCATCACTTCGAAGACCTTATTGGTAAAGGTGAATTCCTAGAGTACGCTGAAGTGTTCGGCAACTACTACGGTACTTCACGCGTTTGGATTGAAGAAAACCTAGACCGCGGTATCGATGTATTCCTAGATATCGACTGGCAAGGTGCTCGTCAGATCCGTGAACAGATGCCTCAAGCGAAGAGTGTTTTCATACTTCCACCATCAAATGGTGAGCTAGAGCGTCGTTTAAATGTTCGTGGTCAAGATAGCGACGAAGTTATTGCGAAACGCATGAGCGAAGCAAAGTCTGAAATTTCTCACTACAGTGAGTATGACTATGTGATCGTGAATGATGACTTTGATGCAGCCCTAATGGACTTCAGAGCAATCATTCGTGCGGAGCGTTTAAAAGAAGATAAGCAAGCAGCTAAATACAGCGGCATGCTTACTGCTTTATTGGCGGAATAA
- a CDS encoding NCS2 family permease yields MNTDSTLKAQNSSGSLDSLFKITERKTTIGTELYAGFITFLAMSYILAVNPAILGGIPGMDKGAVFTATALAAAISTLIMGIWGNYPVMLAPGMSMNGFFKGLLLSGSVAVLWNEALFGIFLSGILYLAFSLTNIRKSMIESIPEDLKLAITVSLGLFIAFLGLKNAGIIVSNPFVLVGLGDISDPKVIIAYVSIFIALGCMVRDIKLATFISFVSAIVLTILADVFMGTSNAPIPEQLVAMPPSMAGSFGAIFDFSAFTPEKMFDLLFIVLIFLIVDFFDGLSTIVGVGRDAGIIDKDGKVPNAKSALVADAGGTVIGSILGTTSITAFSESGIASSQGAKTGLAAVMVAGLFLVSLFLYPIFSIFSAAMVAPAMVVVGIYMVGRLGQINWEKKESRIAAFFTIMFTVLSFSPANGMAMGFISYAFTMVVAGKRKEVHPLIYGLCVVFLTYLILL; encoded by the coding sequence GTGAATACCGATTCCACCCTAAAAGCCCAGAACTCTTCTGGCTCACTTGATTCGTTGTTTAAAATCACTGAAAGAAAAACCACGATTGGCACCGAGCTATATGCAGGTTTCATTACTTTCTTGGCGATGAGTTATATTCTGGCGGTTAACCCGGCGATTTTGGGGGGTATTCCTGGTATGGATAAAGGTGCTGTGTTTACTGCAACAGCACTTGCTGCGGCTATTTCGACTCTAATCATGGGCATTTGGGGCAATTATCCAGTGATGCTGGCTCCGGGCATGAGCATGAATGGCTTCTTCAAAGGCCTGCTATTGAGTGGTTCTGTTGCCGTGCTTTGGAATGAAGCGCTATTTGGTATCTTCCTTTCTGGTATTTTGTATCTCGCGTTCTCACTGACCAATATTCGTAAATCGATGATTGAGTCGATTCCTGAAGACTTAAAGTTGGCGATTACCGTATCTCTCGGCTTGTTCATTGCTTTCTTAGGCCTTAAGAATGCAGGCATCATCGTTTCTAACCCATTTGTATTGGTTGGCTTAGGTGACATTTCCGATCCAAAAGTGATTATCGCTTACGTGAGTATCTTCATCGCACTGGGTTGTATGGTTCGTGATATTAAGTTGGCGACATTCATCTCGTTCGTTTCAGCTATCGTGTTGACCATTCTTGCTGACGTATTCATGGGAACATCAAACGCGCCAATTCCAGAGCAGCTAGTTGCGATGCCGCCAAGCATGGCAGGCAGCTTCGGCGCTATCTTTGATTTCTCGGCTTTCACACCTGAGAAAATGTTCGACCTATTATTCATCGTGCTTATCTTCCTGATTGTCGATTTCTTCGATGGCTTGAGCACGATCGTTGGTGTTGGCCGCGATGCAGGAATCATTGATAAAGACGGTAAGGTGCCAAACGCGAAGTCGGCTCTAGTGGCTGATGCAGGCGGTACTGTGATTGGCTCTATTCTGGGTACAACGTCGATTACCGCTTTCTCTGAATCTGGTATTGCGTCTTCTCAAGGTGCGAAAACGGGTTTAGCGGCAGTGATGGTTGCAGGCTTATTCCTTGTTTCTCTATTCCTATACCCAATCTTCTCTATCTTTTCGGCGGCAATGGTTGCGCCGGCGATGGTCGTGGTGGGTATCTACATGGTTGGCCGTCTTGGTCAGATTAACTGGGAAAAGAAAGAGTCTCGCATTGCGGCTTTCTTCACCATCATGTTCACTGTTTTAAGCTTCTCTCCAGCAAACGGTATGGCGATGGGCTTCATCAGCTACGCATTTACGATGGTTGTCGCGGGTAAGCGCAAAGAAGTTCATCCTCTTATCTACGGGCTGTGTGTGGTGTTCTTAACTTACCTGATTCTGCTATAG
- a CDS encoding phosphate-starvation-inducible protein PsiE → MPSNLPKSFSKPFLKVFHIMEAVLLVAITLATLFAMVEEFVHVFAERRVQLTDILLMFIYLEVLAMVQQFVMNGKIPVRYPIYIAMMAIARYITLGMKELDAVLIVWLSLAAFILAAATLLIRVGHHYWPYVDLRTKQPDE, encoded by the coding sequence ATGCCTTCTAACTTACCTAAATCTTTTAGTAAGCCGTTTTTAAAAGTATTCCACATTATGGAAGCGGTATTGCTGGTGGCGATCACGCTCGCGACCTTGTTTGCGATGGTCGAAGAGTTCGTGCATGTCTTCGCTGAACGCCGAGTTCAACTGACCGACATTCTTCTGATGTTCATCTATTTAGAAGTGTTGGCCATGGTTCAGCAGTTTGTGATGAACGGTAAGATCCCGGTGCGATATCCAATCTATATTGCGATGATGGCGATTGCCCGTTACATCACTCTGGGTATGAAAGAGCTCGATGCAGTATTGATCGTTTGGTTATCTTTAGCTGCATTTATCTTAGCTGCTGCAACACTCTTGATTCGAGTTGGACATCATTATTGGCCATATGTTGACCTTCGAACCAAGCAGCCGGACGAGTAA
- a CDS encoding porin family protein produces MKKAVILLAAFSAFAGAQEQAVEKDVSGFYLGGGFGTTTYDDDAAFSTLETNDSTFKLIGGYQFNRIVGVEAQYTKYSDVTAPGASGSIEPTGISIAANLGYTFDSGWRPFGTVGLTQLSFDTNGYGSDDETALRLGAGVEYTPASLENLNFRVAYEVDTFNVDTGIRYYDDITVQLGSFYAGATYKF; encoded by the coding sequence ATGAAAAAAGCAGTGATCCTTTTGGCAGCATTTTCTGCCTTTGCAGGTGCTCAAGAGCAAGCCGTAGAAAAAGACGTATCTGGTTTTTATCTAGGTGGTGGTTTCGGTACTACTACTTATGATGATGACGCTGCGTTTTCTACACTAGAAACCAATGATTCAACCTTTAAATTAATTGGTGGTTACCAGTTCAACCGTATCGTTGGCGTTGAAGCACAGTACACAAAGTACAGTGACGTGACTGCACCGGGCGCATCTGGCTCGATTGAACCAACAGGTATCTCTATTGCAGCAAACCTTGGCTATACCTTTGATAGCGGCTGGCGTCCATTTGGTACCGTAGGTCTAACTCAGCTTTCATTTGATACAAACGGCTATGGCAGCGATGATGAGACAGCGCTACGTCTAGGAGCTGGTGTTGAATACACGCCGGCAAGCCTTGAGAACTTGAACTTCCGCGTTGCTTACGAAGTTGATACTTTCAATGTAGATACGGGGATCAGATACTACGATGATATCACCGTTCAACTAGGTTCGTTCTACGCTGGCGCAACGTACAAATTCTAA